One window from the genome of Sphingomonas lacunae encodes:
- a CDS encoding GFA family protein — protein sequence MGDAAREGGCLCGAVRYSISGEPLVTAVCHCTHCQKQGGSAFSVVAVVTDAQYSQSGETRVYADRGDSGKGVERHFCGNCGSPIVSLVEAMPGLTMVKAGTLDDPRGLTPTQEVWCGSAWDAVPPFAGTTRVVGAS from the coding sequence ATGGGTGATGCGGCGCGCGAGGGCGGGTGCCTGTGCGGGGCGGTGCGGTACAGTATCAGCGGTGAGCCGCTGGTGACGGCGGTGTGCCACTGTACCCACTGCCAGAAGCAGGGCGGCAGCGCCTTTTCCGTGGTCGCGGTGGTGACGGATGCGCAGTATAGCCAAAGCGGCGAAACGCGCGTCTATGCTGACCGGGGCGACAGCGGCAAGGGCGTCGAGCGCCACTTTTGCGGCAATTGCGGCTCACCCATCGTCTCGCTGGTCGAGGCCATGCCGGGGCTGACGATGGTCAAGGCGGGGACGCTTGACGACCCCAGAGGTCTGACTCCGACACAGGAGGTGTGGTGCGGCAGCGCTTGGGATGCGGTTCCGCCCTTTGCCGGAACGACACGGGTTGTCGGGGCCAGCTGA
- a CDS encoding helix-turn-helix domain-containing protein — MTQVWDNKAIISDVFGRPPEIELESVGDGWSLCRWRQFVGSYSVPALPDPMFIVHIAGKPQVKTWMRDGWSETSSIPGCATVHPAGTGTSWLVDGELDVVTLSVSSDLLRSGSQQELFRQMRFAFADPLGVALTRQILAELYAPDNDGRRDYVAAMVNALKAHILAGPPVGEAVSDIPTSDFSAYRLHKVINAVQAKPEADMSLEEMAAMAGITPSHFCRVFKKATGITPHQYVLKARLDRAQQMLVQSEMSLAQVAEAMGFTSQSHFSRAFRSYAGTSPREYRQRRWGTA, encoded by the coding sequence ATGACGCAGGTCTGGGACAACAAGGCGATCATCAGCGACGTGTTCGGTCGCCCGCCCGAGATAGAGTTGGAGTCCGTCGGGGACGGCTGGTCCCTGTGCCGTTGGCGGCAATTTGTCGGCAGCTATTCGGTGCCGGCGCTGCCCGACCCCATGTTCATCGTCCACATCGCCGGCAAGCCGCAGGTTAAAACGTGGATGCGCGACGGATGGAGCGAGACCAGTTCGATCCCCGGCTGTGCCACGGTGCATCCGGCGGGCACTGGGACAAGCTGGCTGGTCGATGGCGAGCTTGATGTGGTGACGCTGAGCGTCTCGTCCGACCTGTTGCGCAGCGGCAGCCAGCAGGAATTGTTCCGCCAGATGCGCTTTGCCTTTGCCGACCCGCTTGGCGTGGCGCTGACGCGGCAGATACTTGCCGAACTGTATGCGCCCGACAATGATGGCCGGCGCGATTATGTGGCAGCGATGGTCAATGCGTTAAAGGCGCATATCCTCGCCGGGCCGCCAGTGGGCGAAGCGGTCAGCGACATACCGACATCTGATTTCTCGGCTTATCGGCTGCACAAGGTTATCAACGCGGTCCAGGCCAAGCCCGAGGCGGACATGAGCCTGGAGGAGATGGCGGCGATGGCGGGGATCACCCCATCGCATTTCTGTCGCGTGTTCAAGAAAGCGACGGGCATCACCCCGCATCAATATGTGCTCAAGGCCCGACTGGATCGGGCGCAGCAGATGCTGGTGCAGAGCGAGATGAGCCTGGCGCAGGTCGCCGAGGCGATGGGTTTCACCAGCCAGAGCCATTTCAGCCGCGCCTTCCGCAGTTATGCCGGGACAAGTCCGCGCGAATATCGCCAGCGCCGTTGGGGCACGGCCTGA
- a CDS encoding cytochrome P450, translating to MNAPITPTVDAPMIPPELVAPAFAPSTFADRDAVHALFTRLRRDYPLNQVEVPGYDPHWIVTKYADLREIARQDDIFHGGDRSKTLISQAGEELVKQYTGGQSNIFRSLVQLDPPEHKKYRDVAADSFSLASMKALKPMVDGIARDYAERFFAHAPEVDFAGEIAFHYPLKVVLDLIGVPEADHPKMLELTQWLFTWADPDLRRPGSNLEDPTEITKTWGIVFDEFEKYYTPIIEDRRRCPAHDLATVLANGKVDGGPLEHRALISYFIIASTAGHDTTAATTGTGMWQLAERPDILAMLKADPALIPGFVEETIRWATPVQQFVRSATQDYQIKGRTIKKGDLVYLSYLSANRDEEAFEDPFTFNPLRSPNRHVGFGFGGHTCLGIHLARMEMISFWQQVIPRLKSVTLTGTPRMAESEFVCGPKSVPIRFEVEPD from the coding sequence ATGAACGCGCCGATAACCCCGACTGTCGATGCCCCGATGATCCCGCCCGAACTGGTGGCCCCCGCCTTTGCGCCATCAACCTTTGCGGATCGCGACGCGGTCCACGCGCTGTTCACCCGGTTGCGGCGCGACTATCCACTTAATCAGGTCGAGGTGCCGGGCTATGACCCGCACTGGATCGTCACCAAATATGCCGACCTGCGCGAGATCGCGCGGCAGGATGATATCTTCCATGGTGGCGACCGGTCAAAGACGCTGATCAGCCAGGCTGGTGAGGAACTGGTCAAACAGTATACCGGCGGCCAGTCGAACATCTTCCGCTCGCTGGTCCAGCTCGACCCGCCGGAGCACAAGAAGTATCGCGATGTTGCCGCTGACAGCTTTTCGCTGGCCAGCATGAAGGCATTGAAGCCAATGGTTGATGGCATCGCCCGCGATTATGCCGAGCGATTCTTTGCCCATGCGCCGGAAGTCGATTTTGCTGGCGAGATAGCCTTTCACTATCCGCTGAAAGTGGTGCTCGACCTGATCGGTGTGCCAGAGGCCGACCATCCCAAGATGCTCGAACTGACACAGTGGCTGTTCACCTGGGCCGACCCTGATCTCAGGCGGCCGGGGTCGAACCTTGAGGACCCGACCGAGATCACCAAGACCTGGGGTATCGTGTTCGACGAATTCGAGAAATATTACACGCCGATCATCGAGGACCGCCGGCGCTGCCCGGCGCATGACCTCGCCACGGTCCTCGCCAATGGCAAGGTCGATGGCGGGCCGCTGGAGCATCGGGCGCTCATTTCCTATTTCATCATCGCCTCGACCGCCGGGCATGACACGACGGCCGCGACGACCGGCACGGGTATGTGGCAATTGGCCGAACGGCCCGACATATTGGCGATGCTCAAGGCGGATCCGGCGCTGATCCCTGGCTTTGTCGAGGAGACCATCCGCTGGGCAACGCCGGTTCAGCAGTTCGTCCGTTCGGCAACGCAGGATTATCAGATCAAGGGCCGGACGATCAAAAAGGGGGATCTTGTGTATCTCTCCTACCTTTCGGCCAATCGTGATGAAGAGGCGTTCGAGGATCCCTTCACTTTCAACCCGCTGCGCTCGCCCAACCGGCATGTCGGTTTCGGCTTTGGCGGGCACACCTGCCTTGGCATTCACCTCGCACGGATGGAAATGATCAGTTTCTGGCAACAGGTGATCCCGCGGTTGAAGTCAGTGACGCTGACCGGCACACCGCGCATGGCCGAATCCGAATTTGTCTGCGGGCCGAAATCGGTGCCGATCCGATTTGAGGTCGAACCGGACTGA